Within the Acidobacteriota bacterium genome, the region TGATGAGCGGACTCGAACGGTCAGATTTTTCACGGGAAACCGTCCAAAATATGCCGAAACCGCCCTGGCACCAGTTCCAACCCAGGATGTTAATTCCTCTTTGGTCAAACTATAGCTGTCACTGTCAAACACGATGGAAATATCACCGCCTCCAACTCGCACGCTTGTCCGTTTGCTTGACGATGCTCCGCTTTCCCTCCCAGATTCTGATAAGCCTGGAGTCACCAGGGGTGGAGCAACTGTCGAAGGAGGTGTCAACGACGACACATTTGCCACCGCAGTTGAAGATTTTGGAATTCCCATATGACACGAAGTGCAAAACAGGAGGGAAAGAATCGCCAGATAACGCATGGTTGAACACTTCCCAAATAAAAGATTGGTTGATTGGTGGATGAAGCCTGAAGCAAGTGGTTAGTGGTTAGTGGTTAGTGGTTAGAAATCAATTCTTTTGAAGAAGAACCAGTTACCAGTCACCAGGCACCAGGCACAAAAAACTAACCACTAACCACCAACCACTAACCACTAACCACTAATTGGTTTCTTCATTCTGTGTGATTCCACGGAACAAGATGATCGGCAGGGCAATAGGTTTGTACTGCACGCAATGGATATCCGTCTCGCCGCGCCACAGTTTCCCATTCCTGGGCTGTTTTTTCGAGAAAGAATTCCGAAATCGCCAAAAATGTAGCATTGGTCGGTTCGGCACGCGAAAATCCTTCGGTCTGCCATTCGGGATGATTGACGGCTTTGCAAAACCTGACCCAGAGGTGTGGCTCCAAGGCACCTAGAGCAACTTGACCTTCCCGTGCGGTGTAAACTCGGTAACACAGAATGCTGCCATCCAAAAACGTCAGTGGTGGATAAGAAAACGGAAACGCGGCTTCCTCCAGGTAAACCTCATAAAAGCCTCCCCCGTGCCGCAACCCCTGAAGTGTGGCAATCACCGCCCAAAAAGAGCCACTGATATCAGCCAGTTGGACGGACCGCCATGCCGGTTCAAAGCGAGAAAGGAGTCCAGTTGCCGCTAGATAGGTTAAATCATGGCCTGGTTCGGCTCGCTGTTCAGGATCGCGAAACCCCGCCAGCCGGACATAAGTCAAGTTCGGATTGATCTGGCGCAATATTTCCGGCCCGACCCCGAGCTTTTCCATCACGCCTGGCCGATTGGTTTCAACCAGTGCCAGGGCTTCGGAGGCCAGAATCTTGAGTCGTTGACAGCCTTCAGGAGTTTTTAAATCAATGATCTCAGTGCGTTTAGCTGAATTGAGCCAGGCACTGAGTTCCGGCATCATGACGTCAGCCATATCACCACTGGGTGGCAGCACGCGGAGCACTTCAAAACCAAGTTCACCAAGCATCCGGCACGCCAGCGGTCCCGGCAATAATCGAGTGAGATCAAGAATGAGATTGGACATAGGCGTAGGGTTCAGGGTTGTTGAGTATCATTAAATCATATACACGGAAAGTGTCATAAATTGGATATACTGTGAGGTATCAGGAAAATGATCCAGCTAAGAGAGTAACCAGAACAATCAGGTGCAATTGGTCCCAGGCAAAGGGGAGACACAATTGGAAGAGAGTCCGAGAGGTCAAATGAACCAAATCATCCCCTACCCCGCCTGGGTCATTTGATAAATCCTGACTTCGCTCGCACAACAAACTGATCGTGTGAGCCAGGATAATCTCTGGCTGGAAACCTTGAGGTTGACACCGTTCGCTCACTTTTTGTTTCCGAAAGTGTATACATTTAATAGGGCTTTCCTGTATACGACTTCATGATATTCAACAACCCCGAAACCCTGAACCCCGAACCCCAAACGACATCAAACACTCTCAAGGAAAATTGCCAATGAGTGATCGAACCATTTTAATTACCGGCTGCTCTTCCGGGTTTGGACGCGAACTGGTGTCCGTCTTTCTGGAAAAAGGCTGGACGGTGATTGCCACTATGCGTCGGGCCAATGAACGCCAGTCGTTGTTTCAATCTGAGCAAACCAAATATGGCAACCGGTTGCGGATTATTTCGCTGGATGTAACCAACGCTGGGGACCGGGCAGTCACCGCCGCACTCATTCAAACCCATTGCCAGGGAAAGCTCGATTGTCTGGTCAACAATGCCGGCTATGGGTTGTTTGGGGCGATGGAAGATCTCTCCGAAGCTCAAATCCGGGAGATTATGGATGTCAACTTTTTTGGGTTGCTCCTGTTGACCAAGGATTTGCTCCCGACGCTTCGCAAAGCCAAAGGAAGGGTGATCAACATTTCTTCGGTGCTCGGCTATCTGGGCATGCCGCTCTCGTCACTTTACTGCGCGAGCAAATTTGCGGTCGAAGGATTGAGCGAAGCCCTTTATCACGAACTTCAGCCCCACGGCGTACAGGTGGCAATTGTTGAGCCGGGGCGATTTCGAACCGATTTTGGTCAGAAGCAGGTTTGGGGTGAAGGCTGCTTTGAGGCCGATTCCCCTTATGCTGCCCAAACCGCGGCCTACCACGAACTCCGCAATAAAATGGTCACGGGCAAAGGCAATCCAGTCACACCTGTTATTAACGCGATTGCCGGATTGGCCGAAATGAAGACCATGCCGTTGCGGGTTCGCTGTGGCACGGATGCCAAGCAGGTCTACGCGTTGAAACGACTGCTCCCGGCCTGGGCCGCAAATGCAATTTTTTCCAAAGCCTTTCACAAGATCTTTAAAACCAAACCCGTGCGGTAATACCAATCAGGGTTCGGGGTTCGGGGTTCAGGGTTCAGATTTTGAAAGACAGGGTTCAAGGTTCAAAAGTGTTGAATCTGAAGCAGTTGATCACCATGACCTTTCAGAATTTCAAGAAATATCAGATCTTTTAAACACAGGTTTCCAAACCCTGAACCCTGAACCCTGCTAATCCCCCCGGATTTTGTAGGGTGATTAGTCCTCTATTGAAAACAAATGACTTAGCTAACCCACGTTTTTGTGGGTAACAGGTAAAACAGCTCAAAACAGGCCATTTTTAGGGCTTTTGGACTCATTTTTGAGCTTACCGTTGTCGAAGGCCAAACCGTCAAAGCCGGTGAGGTGCTGGTCAAATTTGACGTGGCCGAACTCGAAGCCCAACGGGAGCAACTCCTTGCCAAAATTGCCCAGGCCGAGGCAGTGGTCAGTAAGCTCAAAAATGGATTTCGGGTCGAAGAAGTTGCCCAGGCCGAGGCGGCGGTTGAACGCGAAAAAGCTGTCCTGGAAAGTCTTGAAAATGGCCCGCGTCCACAGGAAATTGCCCAGGCTCGGGCGGATATGGCGGCGGCACGGGCTGATTTGGAAAATGCGGAACTCTCCTGGAATCGAGTCAACCGACTCTACCAGTCAGGGGACGTTTCAAAACAGGTGCTTGACAATGCCCAAACTCGAAAGCAGGCGGCGGCTGAACGGCTCGAATCACTCAAACAACGGGTGTCCTTACTTGAAGCCGGGACACGTCAGGAAGACTTGCGTGCCGCTAACGAGCGGCTGCGCCAGGCACGGGAAAATTTGCACATGATGCGGAGCGGTGCCCGAAAAGAAGATATTGCCGAAGCCACGGCCCGGCTCAATGAAGCCAAAGCACTCCTTGAAGGCAATGCGGTTCAACTGGCCGAAGGAATCGTCAAAGCTCCGGTCACCTCTCGCGTCGAAGTGCTCAGCGTTCGCCCCGGTGACTTGCTCCCGCCAAACAAACCAATTGCCGTTTTGCTGGAAGGCGACCAGTTGTGGGTTCGCGTTTTTGTGCCCGAACCTGAACTTGGCCGGGTGAAAGTCGGCCAGAAGGCCAGTGTGACCATTGATACCTTTCCCAACCGTCCTTTTTCGGGAACGGTTGAACAAATTTCAGATCAGGCTGAGTTTCTCCCGCGCAACGTCCAGAGCCGCAACGAACGCAATCATCAAGTGTTTGGCATGAAAGTCCGGGTGGATAATCCCGAGAACATTTTCAAGTCCGGTATGGCGGCTGAGGTTCGGTTAGAAACAAAGTGATGAAGAATGATACTAGATTGTAGTCGGTAGATCGTAGTCAGTAGTCCACTAACTCCATCTGATCGAATAACTTGACTGTTCCATAATACGATGACCTCATTCCAAAATGGTATGAGAAGGCGGTTAGTGGTTAGCGATTGGTGATGCGAGTGAAGAGTTAGAGGATTTCAGGCCCGGAGGGTCGCTGTGTAATAGCCGTGGTGCGAAGCCCACGGTCTGCAAAAATGGTGCTGGATCACGGGTTATTTTCTGTTTCACCCCAAAAGGTTTTTCAAATGGTTTTTCCCACGCTGGTGCTGTCACCACGGTTTACTCCAGATTCAATTGCCCTGGCTGGGGCAGCAACCCAACTTGGATGGACGGTCGAACGATGTATGAACTGGCGTCCAAATGACGGGTTGAAAGCACAATCCATTGTTTTGTATGGCGAACCACTCTTTGCTGCGGTTATCGCCAACGAATCAGGTCTGACGCTGGTTGAACCACCCTTTCACTGGCTGACGACGCTTCCCGTTCAATATCGCCAACGAAACATTGAGTTCCTGTCACTTGGCGAAGCCAAATTGATCAATCACCCGACGTTTTTCAAACCGGCGGATGACAAATGCTTCCCCGCAAAGGTGTATCAATCGGGTTCGGAATTAACCGCTTTTGGCTATTTGGAGGATGACGTTCCAGTTCTGGCCTCCGAACCAGTCACCTGGGAAGTCGAATTTCGATGTTTTGTCCATCATCGAACGATTGCGACGCTTTCGCCCTACTCCCGATGTGGAGAACTGGCTCGCGACTCAAACGGCAACTGGCTCGCGACTCAAACGGCAACTGGCCCGCGACACCTGATGAAATTGCACAGGCACGCCAGTTTACAACTTCACTTTTGAATGATCCGGCGGTCTCGGTTCCCGAAGCCGTGGTGATTGATGTGGGTGTCATCTCTGGAAAAGGCTGGGCCGTGGTTGAAGCGAACGCCGCGTTTGGATCCGGGATGTATGGATGTGATCCAACCCAGGTTTTGCAGGTTTTGGCCACAGCAAGTGGAATAAAACGTGAGATAAATATTCCCTGGGAGCACCAGCATCCTGCCGGCAATTGATTGAGCCTTCACCGCCTGGTGCCGGCAAGATGCCAGCGCTCCCAGCCTGGTTTCTTTGTCTGAAATTCGATACCTCTTCCGTCCAGGGTTCCGGTACAATCTCAAAACTCCCCAACTTCAACAATTCCGGAGCGCAGCTTTATGGCAACCGAGATCAAACATTTACCGTCTCAGGCGGAACTTTCCGTCTCTCCCCCTTCATTGATTCAACTGCTGGAAACTGGCGACCGCTTGACACGCCATGAATTCGAAGCTCGCTATCACGCGATGCCGGATGTCAAAAAAGCTGAACTGATTGAAGGAATTGTGTATATGCCATCTCCAACTCGTTTCAAAAGCCATGCCAAACCCCATGCTCTGATGATGGGATTGCTTTTTGCCTATGCTTCCCAAACACCTGGCGTTGAAATTGCCGACAATGCCTCAGTTCGATTAGATCCAGACAATGAAGTTCAGCCCGATGCCTTGTTGTTTCTGTCGTCTGATTTCGGTGGTCGTGTCAAAATCAGCCAGGATGATTATCTTGAGGGGGCACCGGAATTGATCCTGGAAGTTGCCGCCAGCAGTGTTTCCTATGACCTGCACGACAAAATCAAAATTTATCGTCGCAATCAAGTCTTTGAATATGTCATTTGGCGAGTATTGGATCAGGCAATTGACTGGTTTATCCTTGAAAACGAAGTGTACCAGCCGCTTCCAAATGACAACGGGATGTTTCGGAGTCGTCAGTTTCCAGGGTTGTGGATTGATGCCCAGAATCTGCTTGCCGGAAATGCAGCTCAGGCCCTTGACGTCTTAAATCGAGGGCTGGCTTCAGACGAACATCGAGCCCTGGTTGAAACCAGAACTTCAAAAAGTCCAGCGACACCCCCTAAATGAATGGCTTGAAGTACAGTTCGTTGGCGGGAAAAAGCGGCTACGATATTGCCGCAAAGTACTATCTTTCCGGGCTCCGCCAAATCCAAAGTGATACCAGTGAGTAATGCCAGTTAAGAGTTGAAGCCGTTTTGGTTCTCAGCCCAGGCCCTGCCCGCGCATCACTTTACCCACCATCACCAGTTGATTAAGGCTGGCAAATGGGAGCGGACGCATCAACAGGGCATTCACTACGCTAAAGATGGTTGCCGCTACGCCAATGCCAGGTGCCGGCGACCCAACCGCAATCACGGTTGAAACCTTGTTTTTCAATAACATCCGCACGTTGTAAACCAAATCTTGCACTCTCGTTTCCATGTTGTTCCCTCGATATTTGGTCATCAGACAATCTGGCAATGCCCCATTTTCAATCCTGTTCGAACCGCTTGTTGAAGGGAGAGAATTGAAAATGGTCACTGGCAAATAGAATCAATAAATTGACTATCGGGGGGAAATCATGGTGGACCTGGTTGGGTCTGCACAACTGGCGTTCCACAGCCTGGGGAGAAACGGTCATCTTCCCCTGAAAAAATACAAAATATTGAAACAATTCAGGGGTTCAGCTTTTGACTTGCTCAATAAGGGCAGGAGTTGAACCCACAACAACCCGGTGAGAGAAAGTTGATGTTGTGTCAATTTTGGGACCGCGCATTCCCGTTAATGGTCAGGTGTCGGCGTTACTGGTGGCGATGGAAGGGATGTTTCAGGCGGTCCAGACCAGATTTCAACCTTGATCGTGTCTCGCTCGGATCTGGGTGCCTGGGGATCAACTTTCGAAGTGAACTGTTCCTTTACCCGATAGAGATCAATTTCTTTCTGGTAATAAAGATAGCGTTTGATTTCATCAGCGCGAGCCTGTTCAACACTAAAACTGTACCGGCGCTCGGCCTGGGTTTTGCGAATTACCTGGACATCAATCACAACTATAAACTTGCCATCTTGGGGAATGAGTCTGGCAAGGGCATCCAGTTGACGGCATGCCGTTCGAGTCAGGGTGAATTTGTTGGGGATGAACCAGATGACTTCCGAGCCATATCGAACATGTTGCGTGGAGAGCTGACTTGCCTCCGGTGTGGGTGTTTGACCAAAGAGCGGCATCACTCCCAAAACAATCAGACAGGTAATGAAAACGGCTTGCCTCATGTTTTCCTCCAGAGTGTTTGAATGAGGTTCAGCAATTCTTCGTTTGGAAATGAAGAACGAGTGAAGAGTTTCGCCTTCAGGCGGGGTTTGTATCCCAAATTTGGTCTGAAGGGACACCGGGGCCGCTTGAAGGAGGAACTGTCCAATTTTTGAATGAACCTGGTACACGTTTCATTAAGATAAAGAGTGAAATTCGATTTGTTCCACTCCCCGCCTGGAAGGCGAAAACTGACCTTTTCCGCAATGGAGTTAAATGATGCGAACGGGCGGTTTTCGCAAGCTAAAGCTTGAATTCTAAACAAAAATCATTTCCTAAAATGCTACAACTCATTTCATTAAATAAACTTACCGATTATATGATTACTGACCACTGCCTACTGACTCTTGTTCAAGGTCTGATTGCTCAACTTTTTGATTTGGGTAAATATCAGACAAAATTGGTAAATACACGCCATCTTCAATCACAACCCCCGGTGCCAGTCGGCTTCCGGCGCCGAGAAACACATTGTTTCCCACTTTGATTTTCTTGAGATAGAGCACCATCCGGGTTTGGTTGGGCTTGATGACATGGCAGAGGAACTCAACCTTGTGACCAATCAGGACATTGTCGCCAATCTCGATCAGTGTCCGGTCAGTAATTTGGACCAGCGGCGTCCAGTAGACATTTTTCCCAATCCTGGCACCCCACAATCGCAACCAGGCGCTATACAGACCCGGCACAAGTCGGAGTACAGCTTCAAGCCCCGGCAGGGCAATATACATCACCTGAATTTGATGGCTCCCCCACCACGGGGAGTATTCCGGTTTACTGAGATCAGAGGTCTTTTCCCGCAATGGAAAAAACAGCGAGTGGAACCGATGCGTCACGGGCGGGAGCACATACACCACCAGAACCATCAAACAGGGTTGAACAACCGACGGACGGATACCAAACCAGAGAATTAACCCAAGCAGAAGCAAGAGTAACAAGGTGGGATAGAGTGCCATGAACCTTCCCAGGAGTGTCATCGGGCAGGATTCTCCTTTTCAGGCACTTGAAACGGGAAGACCAGTTGCCGAACCAGCGACAGTGAACCTGCAACACCCAGTGTCTCGGGTGAAGCGACAGACCAGTGGTACGTGCCGTGGATTCGATCCCACATTGAGAGATTGGCGCCAAAATTCCGATTTACCAGCGTTGTACTGTGGTGCCATTCGTGTTCAAGCGGGGTAATCAAGAGGCTGGCCAGCATCCGGTGCCAGCGGCTCCCGGCAGGAGGAGTAACCCGCGTGTGCCGCCATAAATCCAGCGCCGCCGTGAGTGCCACCGCTGTCAGAAACGGACCTGGGTCAGCCAGCAAAAAAGTACATATCCCATTGAACCAGACATACACAATCACCAGCGATGCCCAGAGGGTATTGCGACTGGTAATCAAGACGTCAAAGCGGGTCGCCGAGTGATGGACTGCATGGATTGGCCAAAATCTTTGACTGTGCAACAGGCGGTGATTCCAGTAATAGGCATAATCAATCACGACGAAATTAAGCAAAAACGCCAGCCAGAAGGGCAGGCGCAGGCATCCCTGAAGGGATGGGAACAGCCCGGCACACCCACGCACCACTAGCCAGACTTGAAGCAATGGAATCACCACACCCTGAACCCACAATCCCAGCGAGTCAAGTACCCACTCACCTGCAGTTCGAGACAGCATCCAACTCCGCGCCACTGGGCTGAGCAGCGTGGCCAAAACCAATCCACAAAAGGTCAGGAATACCAGCATGGAGTGTGACAGCGAAAAAAGAGAGTTTAGGATTGAGCAATTATGACTGAGAGTTCCTGGAAAGTGAAAGAAGGTGTGACTTTATAAAAAAGTTCCTTCTGTAAATTTTTCCGTGATGGGTTTCTTTGGAACAAGGTGGAAATTCAGGTTCAGCCTGCGAAGCAGGTACAAGAGAGTAGCCCCCGGTGTAACCGGGGGATTCGAATGCCGCCACATCCCAGCCTGCGAAGCAGGTGACAGAGAAAAACGAACACTCGCCAGGTCATGTGCCGTCACCGGTAATCCCTTGATTGCCGTGAACTTCCTCAGGCACTTTCTGCCACCTGCTTCGCAGGCTGGGAGGAACGACCGACCGAATCCCCCGGTTGCACCGGGGGCTACTGTCTCCCACCTGCTTCGCAGGTTGAAACCCTCAATTTCCAATTCATCGAATCCATCACGGAAAAATTTACAGAAGGAAAAAGTTCAGCCGGAAACCTGAGACAAAGCTTCCGGCTGCTTAAAAATTGATGATTTCTGAAATGCTCAAAACGAAACCTGACGACCCAGCAGCATATCCTTGACCCGTTTGGCGACTGATTCTTCAAACCCAACCGGGCCTGAAAATTCTTCCGGATTATAAAAAGTACCAAAGATGAGATCCCACAACGGAAGGTCGCCGAAGTTGTACCGGGCCTGCCCTGGTTCGTGGTGCCAGCAATGCGATTCGGGGCGCTGAATAAAATAGCCGAGCCAGCGGGGAGTGCGGATATTCCAATGCTGAAACATTGCCAGGAAAGCCCCACAATATCCAATCCAGGCTGAAGCAAGCGGGGAAAGTCCAAGAATGAAAACGGTTACGGTCAAAAACATCAGGGTAAAAGTAATCACTTCAAATGGATGCGTATATGCCGCACCGGAAATATCCACCCGTTGCGGACTGTGATGAAGCTGGTGTTGCCATCGCCAAAGAATGGTAAATCGGTGTTGAATCACATGAAATGAATAATTCGCCAGTGTCACCAGCCCAAAACCAAGTCCAATCTGTACTCCAAGCGGAAGGGTTGAACCATGAATCACACTGTGGCCAGCAATCCATTCAACTGGAAGCAACGAGGGCAACACAATATTGATTGCCATTAAAATAATGACAAAGACTGCCCCAATGCCTTGCCACCAGCGAATAGGGGGAAAAATCCGGGCTGGTTTCCACAGTTCGATGCACAACATGACCACGTAAGTAACGGGAATCAGTAGTCCCAACAAATCTTCAGTTTTCATAAACAGGCGTTCCTCCAAAGTTCAGGTTAAATCAAAGTGGTTTTCAAAAATCACCTTACGCTGTAAGGTGATGGCTATGAAATCTCAATCTCCCAAAAAGCTAAGAACTTCAATTGACTCGTTGACTCCGCTGAGAATTGCCCGAACGGCACTGGGCTTGATTGATCGTGATGGTTTGGAAACTTTGAGTATTCGTCGGCTGGCAGCGGAACTCAAATGTGAGGCGATGTCGTTGTACCACCACGTTCCGAGCAAAGGGCATCTTCTGGATTTAGTTGTTGATTTGTTGATGGAAGAAATTGAGTTGCCTGTGCCTGGCGAACAGGACTGGTTACTGCAGTTGCGGACGATTGCCCAGTCCTACCGGAAAGTCGCCGAACGCCATCCAAAAGCGTTTATCTTGCTGGCCACACGCCGATTTAACTCTGATCAGTCATTTCAATTTCTTGAAACCAATCTGGAAATCTTGAAGCTGGCTGGATTTGACGAACTCATGCGGGTGCGAATGGTGCGAATGATCGGCCATTTCGTCAATGGGGCACTTTTAAACGAAATTGCGCTTCGACATCTGCAGCCCGAACCGACCGCCGTGGTCATTTCCGACCATTTTCGTCACATTCAGGCGGTCGCTCCATATTTGGGAGACACCTATTTTGATTCCTATTTTAACTTTGCCTTAGAACTGATTCTGGCACAGGTTCGGAACGCCCCGCGAATGGCTTCAGATCAACCTTGAAACGGACGCTTGCTGGATTTTTCAGCTTTCAATAGACGCAAAATTCTTGCAACTCTGGTCATTCACTGGTAAAGACCTGTTTCCCTTCAGCCACACCTTTATTCCCCCAGGTTCACTTCATGCCAGTCACTTCGCAGGCGGCACCGAAAAATGTTCTGGTTATCGTGCATGATTTTCCTCCGCTGGGTGGAGGCTGGGTCATCAGAGCCCTCAAATTCGTCAAACATCTGGAGTCTTTTGGCTGGCGGCCAGTGGTGTTGACCGTTGATCCGGCCTTTTATCCGCCAGCGTTGCTCGATCAATCATTACTCGATGAAATCCCAGTTTCGACCCCGATGTATCGGACTCGGACCTCAATTGGTCCCTATCAACTCCAGATTCCAAGCCAAAAGACCGAGACTTCTTCAGTCAGAGGAAATGGCAACCACCTTCGCCAGATTCTGGAAGCTCTGATTCCTGAAAATCTGCGCGTTATCCAGGATTATGGTTTTTTCTGGCTTCCCCACGCCTGGTCCGAGGCATGCCGGATTATCCAGCGCGAGTCAATTGACCTGATTTTCACCACATCGCCGCCGCATAATGTCCATCTGCTCGGCTGGGCGTTGAAAAAGCGATTTCGACTTCCCTGGGTTGCGGATTTCCGCGACGGCTGGATGCAATTTGAGATGTTTGTGGCCAGTTCGGCGGTGCGGCGGGCTTTTGACCGACGCTGTGAACGCCTGATTCTCCGCAATGCGGACCGCATTATTTGCACCACCCCGCGGACAGTTGAGGACTTCTGCCGCGATTACCCCGACATTCGCCAAAAAATTCATACGATTTACAATGGATTTGACCCGGCGGACTTTGAAAACCGGGACACCGGCCCGCCACAAAAACGCGAATTTACCATTGCTTACGTTGGCTCGCTTTCGCTTAAACCCCGTCGAACACCAGAGATCCTGCTGCGGGCAGTACAATCGCTGGCCTCAAAAAACCCGGCTTTTCGGGAAAAAGCCCGCCTTGAATTTGTGGGTCTGGTCTATGACGTTCCGCTTGAACAGATGCTCCAGGAATATAAAGTCGCGTCAATGTGCCGAATTGTCGGTGTTGTTTCTCATAAAACAGCCATTGACCATATGCGAGCCGCCGATGTTTTGGTGCTTCTGATCAATTTTGATCAGAAATTTGGGAATGACAGCATTTTGAGCGGGAAATTTGGGGAATATGTCGCGGCCCAAAAACCACTCCTGGCCATAGTTCCGGAAGGCGAGGCTTCAAACCTGGTCCGTGACCACAATCTGGGGCTGGTGGCCGCCCCGGATGATCAGGCCGGAATTGAAGCTGCGATTGAAACTCTGTTTTCAGAGTGGCAGGCCGGAACGCTTTGCCCACCTCCGTCCGAGAAACTCGTGAATCAGTTCAACCGCTATGACCAAACGCGCTCCCTGGCCAGGATTTTCTCCAGTCTTTAACCCTCTGAGCTATTCTGGTCCGAGAGTGTTTCCAATGAGTTGTTGCAAGTTTGTGTAGAACAAGATATTTGTTTGGGGACAAATCCACAGTGCAGTGCCCCCGGTTCATCCCTTAGAATCAATTCATACCCATTCTACTACCATTTTGGAATGATCCTATCGCACCAGCAAAAAGCTAAGCTATTGATAAACTTGTATTTCCCTCAGCCCTTAGCCTGATACCCTCAGCCCAAAATGGTATAAGACCACTTCAACCATTTTTTGTGTTTTGAAATCATGCGGAATCAAAAACTTTTCTTCCTTACTCTCACCTTGCTCAGCGTCCTGGTAACGGTGGGGTGTCAGTCACCCAC harbors:
- a CDS encoding glycosyltransferase codes for the protein MPVTSQAAPKNVLVIVHDFPPLGGGWVIRALKFVKHLESFGWRPVVLTVDPAFYPPALLDQSLLDEIPVSTPMYRTRTSIGPYQLQIPSQKTETSSVRGNGNHLRQILEALIPENLRVIQDYGFFWLPHAWSEACRIIQRESIDLIFTTSPPHNVHLLGWALKKRFRLPWVADFRDGWMQFEMFVASSAVRRAFDRRCERLILRNADRIICTTPRTVEDFCRDYPDIRQKIHTIYNGFDPADFENRDTGPPQKREFTIAYVGSLSLKPRRTPEILLRAVQSLASKNPAFREKARLEFVGLVYDVPLEQMLQEYKVASMCRIVGVVSHKTAIDHMRAADVLVLLINFDQKFGNDSILSGKFGEYVAAQKPLLAIVPEGEASNLVRDHNLGLVAAPDDQAGIEAAIETLFSEWQAGTLCPPPSEKLVNQFNRYDQTRSLARIFSSL
- a CDS encoding Uma2 family endonuclease, giving the protein MATEIKHLPSQAELSVSPPSLIQLLETGDRLTRHEFEARYHAMPDVKKAELIEGIVYMPSPTRFKSHAKPHALMMGLLFAYASQTPGVEIADNASVRLDPDNEVQPDALLFLSSDFGGRVKISQDDYLEGAPELILEVAASSVSYDLHDKIKIYRRNQVFEYVIWRVLDQAIDWFILENEVYQPLPNDNGMFRSRQFPGLWIDAQNLLAGNAAQALDVLNRGLASDEHRALVETRTSKSPATPPK
- a CDS encoding TetR/AcrR family transcriptional regulator C-terminal domain-containing protein yields the protein MKSQSPKKLRTSIDSLTPLRIARTALGLIDRDGLETLSIRRLAAELKCEAMSLYHHVPSKGHLLDLVVDLLMEEIELPVPGEQDWLLQLRTIAQSYRKVAERHPKAFILLATRRFNSDQSFQFLETNLEILKLAGFDELMRVRMVRMIGHFVNGALLNEIALRHLQPEPTAVVISDHFRHIQAVAPYLGDTYFDSYFNFALELILAQVRNAPRMASDQP
- a CDS encoding ATP-grasp domain-containing protein, with product MFCPSSNDCDAFALLPMWRTGSRLKRQLARDSNGNWPATPDEIAQARQFTTSLLNDPAVSVPEAVVIDVGVISGKGWAVVEANAAFGSGMYGCDPTQVLQVLATASGIKREINIPWEHQHPAGN
- a CDS encoding CoA transferase; the protein is MSNLILDLTRLLPGPLACRMLGELGFEVLRVLPPSGDMADVMMPELSAWLNSAKRTEIIDLKTPEGCQRLKILASEALALVETNRPGVMEKLGVGPEILRQINPNLTYVRLAGFRDPEQRAEPGHDLTYLAATGLLSRFEPAWRSVQLADISGSFWAVIATLQGLRHGGGFYEVYLEEAAFPFSYPPLTFLDGSILCYRVYTAREGQVALGALEPHLWVRFCKAVNHPEWQTEGFSRAEPTNATFLAISEFFLEKTAQEWETVARRDGYPLRAVQTYCPADHLVPWNHTE
- a CDS encoding SDR family oxidoreductase, translated to MSDRTILITGCSSGFGRELVSVFLEKGWTVIATMRRANERQSLFQSEQTKYGNRLRIISLDVTNAGDRAVTAALIQTHCQGKLDCLVNNAGYGLFGAMEDLSEAQIREIMDVNFFGLLLLTKDLLPTLRKAKGRVINISSVLGYLGMPLSSLYCASKFAVEGLSEALYHELQPHGVQVAIVEPGRFRTDFGQKQVWGEGCFEADSPYAAQTAAYHELRNKMVTGKGNPVTPVINAIAGLAEMKTMPLRVRCGTDAKQVYALKRLLPAWAANAIFSKAFHKIFKTKPVR
- a CDS encoding HlyD family efflux transporter periplasmic adaptor subunit, with amino-acid sequence MLVKFDVAELEAQREQLLAKIAQAEAVVSKLKNGFRVEEVAQAEAAVEREKAVLESLENGPRPQEIAQARADMAAARADLENAELSWNRVNRLYQSGDVSKQVLDNAQTRKQAAAERLESLKQRVSLLEAGTRQEDLRAANERLRQARENLHMMRSGARKEDIAEATARLNEAKALLEGNAVQLAEGIVKAPVTSRVEVLSVRPGDLLPPNKPIAVLLEGDQLWVRVFVPEPELGRVKVGQKASVTIDTFPNRPFSGTVEQISDQAEFLPRNVQSRNERNHQVFGMKVRVDNPENIFKSGMAAEVRLETK
- a CDS encoding acyl transferase, which produces MTLLGRFMALYPTLLLLLLLGLILWFGIRPSVVQPCLMVLVVYVLPPVTHRFHSLFFPLREKTSDLSKPEYSPWWGSHQIQVMYIALPGLEAVLRLVPGLYSAWLRLWGARIGKNVYWTPLVQITDRTLIEIGDNVLIGHKVEFLCHVIKPNQTRMVLYLKKIKVGNNVFLGAGSRLAPGVVIEDGVYLPILSDIYPNQKVEQSDLEQESVGSGQ
- a CDS encoding sterol desaturase family protein yields the protein MKTEDLLGLLIPVTYVVMLCIELWKPARIFPPIRWWQGIGAVFVIILMAINIVLPSLLPVEWIAGHSVIHGSTLPLGVQIGLGFGLVTLANYSFHVIQHRFTILWRWQHQLHHSPQRVDISGAAYTHPFEVITFTLMFLTVTVFILGLSPLASAWIGYCGAFLAMFQHWNIRTPRWLGYFIQRPESHCWHHEPGQARYNFGDLPLWDLIFGTFYNPEEFSGPVGFEESVAKRVKDMLLGRQVSF
- a CDS encoding sterol desaturase family protein, which encodes MLSRTAGEWVLDSLGLWVQGVVIPLLQVWLVVRGCAGLFPSLQGCLRLPFWLAFLLNFVVIDYAYYWNHRLLHSQRFWPIHAVHHSATRFDVLITSRNTLWASLVIVYVWFNGICTFLLADPGPFLTAVALTAALDLWRHTRVTPPAGSRWHRMLASLLITPLEHEWHHSTTLVNRNFGANLSMWDRIHGTYHWSVASPETLGVAGSLSLVRQLVFPFQVPEKENPAR